One Candidatus Nitronauta litoralis genomic window, CGCGCGCAGAATCACCTCTGCTTTAATAAAGGCGGGAGTATTAACCTCCGACAACCAACGCGCTCCACTGCGTCTTGCTTTTCCCGCCAAACTCGCCGACCGTTGGTTGCCCAACCTTTTTCCTGAAAAGCCGGATTAAATTTTATTTAGATCGTCCGCCGCGCCATTCTAAGGTAATTACGTATTTAGTTTCTTCCCCAGTTTCATTTCGACGGCAGCCATTTTGGAGTCGAGCCTTCCGCTTTTGCCTTTGCGGTAGTCGATCTTGATCGAGCAGGTGATGCGGTTGCAGTCGGAGCTCATCTTCTCGTAGCACTGTTTGATGACACCCATCACCTCGTCCCATTCACCTTCCAGGCAGGTGCCCATCGGCCCCAGTTTATAGGACACACCACTGTTGGAAATGATATCGAGCGACCGGCTGACGTAATCGCTGACGCTTTCGCCTTTATCCATAGGCGACATGCTGAATTGAAGTAAAACCATGGTGATTGTCTCCTTCTTAATATTGTTTCCCGGATGACCGGGTTTTTAATTAATGTTGTTAGATTTATTTTAAAGGAAAAAGCGAATCCAGCCCCTTCAGAAAAGGAGGATTATTAAACCAAAAGCCAAGGCGAGATTCTTCACTCCGCAAAGCTTCGTTCAGAATGACACACGGAGCTTTTTCAGTTTTAAAACCGCTGTTTAAAAATACCTGTTCTAACTAACCAAACAATAACGGCCTGTCATTCTGAACCGCAGGCGAAGAATCTCGCCTTGGCTTTTGATTTTAGAGTTATGCAAAGGTCTCCTGCGAAGGGGGCTGGGGGGATTTCTTCTTCAATCTTTTTTTAATGTTTCATTTGACTTTTAAGCTGAATTCCTGCGCCTAAAACCCCCCACCTTCGCTTCCCCCTTCCCTTCGACCCAGCTCAGAACGGGCTCAGAAGGGGGAATACCTGATAACTTCAAAACCCTTATCTTTATCCCGCCAAACCTCACTCAACAAAACTGAAATCGGCCCTTTTAGTAATTTCTGCTTGCTATTTGGCCCAAAATACGGAGAATATCCGGATTCCCTTCGAAGTTCCATGAATTTCGAGATTCTAAGCAAAGGCGGTATCGTGCGTTGGCCGATATTGATAAGTTTCGCGAGCAGATCGATAAGATAGACGATAAGTTTCTGGAAATGCTCAATCGCCGGGCTAAACTGGCGATAAAAATCGGAAAAGAAAAATCCAAGCTGAACAAGGCGAATCACTTTCACGTCCCGCACCGGGAGCGCGAAATATTTGAACGGCTGAAGTCCCAGAATTCGGGACCATTCCCCAACAAAGCCGTCGAATCCGTCTTCCGCGAAATCATTTCCGCCACTCTCGCACTCGAAAAACCCCTCAACATTGCGTTCCTGGGTCCGGAGACCACATTCTCCCATCAGGCGGCTGTGCGTAAGTTTGGCCATGCGGCGGAGTTTCGTCCGGCCAACAACATCTCGCACATTTTCAGCATGGTGGAAAAAGGACACGCCGATTATGGCGTGGTGCCCATCGAAAACTCCATTGAAGGGGTGGTCAACCTCACTCTCGATTCGTTTGTCGATTCACCGCTGGTGATCTGCGACGAAATACGCCTCGGCATTTCACACTGCCTGCTGTCGCAAACGGGCGACCCCAAACAAATTAAAGAAATCCACAGTCACCCGCAGGCGCTGGCGCAGTGCCGCAACTGGCTGTCCGAAAATTATCCAACCGCAGAATTGATCCCGACTTCCAGCACCGCCACCGCTGCAAGCCTTGCCGCGAGGAACAAACGCATCGGCGCAGTCGCCAGCAAACTCGCTGTGGAATCGTTCGACCTGAAAATCATTGCGCAAAAAATTGAGGACGAAGCCCGCAACACAACACGCTTTCTGATCATCGGCAAGGACATGGCAAAGAAAGCGAAAGACAACAAAACATCCATGATGTTTTCGATCAAGGACGAAGCGGGTTCCCTGTTGAAAATCCTGCAACTGTTTGCGCGGCACGATATCAACCTGACCAAAATCCAGTC contains:
- a CDS encoding MTH1187 family thiamine-binding protein, coding for MVLLQFSMSPMDKGESVSDYVSRSLDIISNSGVSYKLGPMGTCLEGEWDEVMGVIKQCYEKMSSDCNRITCSIKIDYRKGKSGRLDSKMAAVEMKLGKKLNT
- the pheA gene encoding prephenate dehydratase; its protein translation is MADIDKFREQIDKIDDKFLEMLNRRAKLAIKIGKEKSKLNKANHFHVPHREREIFERLKSQNSGPFPNKAVESVFREIISATLALEKPLNIAFLGPETTFSHQAAVRKFGHAAEFRPANNISHIFSMVEKGHADYGVVPIENSIEGVVNLTLDSFVDSPLVICDEIRLGISHCLLSQTGDPKQIKEIHSHPQALAQCRNWLSENYPTAELIPTSSTATAASLAARNKRIGAVASKLAVESFDLKIIAQKIEDEARNTTRFLIIGKDMAKKAKDNKTSMMFSIKDEAGSLLKILQLFARHDINLTKIQSRPLRNRPWEYLFFVDFQGHIEDARIKKVVDTLRKRSLFLRVMGSYPRKDP